TTTCCGGATACGTTGAGCCCGGAAGAGCAAGAACGCTGGCGAATATTTTGTCAGCAGCGTTTGTCCGTGCCGGAGTGGGGCGCTCCCAATACGCTGGAAAGTTTTCTGACAGCTGCCGCCCAATTGACGATTAGTCCTACATCGTTTCAGCAAGAGGTTCTGGATGAATGGCAGATTCATGTCCAGGCATTACGCAAACGTTTGAATATTTGAAAACGAAAATGACTTGCGATTGAATTCCGGGCATAAAAAAACGCCAGCATTTGCTGGCGTTCTTTTGGTCGCGGATCAGTCTGCGACGCGCTTGCGGCTTAGCCCAGCAGGGTAGCCCAGCCTTCAACCACGTCACCGCCCCACTTGGCTTTCCACTCTTTCAGAGTTTTGTGGTTGCCACCTTTGGTTTCGATGACTTCGCCGTTGTGCGGGTTTTTGTATTGTTTAACTTTGCGAGCACGCTTGGTGCCAGTAGTTTTTACTGCGCCGCCACGTGGAGCCTTGGTTTTGGACTCTGGATCCAATAGGGCAATGATGTCACGCAGGGATTTGGAGTATTCGCCCATCAGGGTGCGCAATTTGCCTTCGAATTCCAGCTCGGTTTGCAGTTTGTCGTCTTGGGACAGGTTCTTCAAACGGGCTTGCAGCTCTTTGATAGCTTCTTCGGTGGCGCGATATTCGTTGATCAAGGACATGAGGACTACCTTATGTTGGCGCTGGATGACAGGGTGACAGTGCGACAATAATAGTCAGGGTGTTTCATCAAGTAAACATTTAACCGAAGTTTTACTTAAATTAGTTGCG
The Pseudomonas sp. GR 6-02 genome window above contains:
- the mvaT gene encoding histone-like nucleoid-structuring protein MvaT, with translation MSLINEYRATEEAIKELQARLKNLSQDDKLQTELEFEGKLRTLMGEYSKSLRDIIALLDPESKTKAPRGGAVKTTGTKRARKVKQYKNPHNGEVIETKGGNHKTLKEWKAKWGGDVVEGWATLLG